A stretch of DNA from Cupriavidus taiwanensis:
GCGGCACGCAGGCGCTGCAGCGCCGCCAGGCACTGCCGCGCGACCAGGAAGAACACCCGGTCGGCCGCGTCCATGGCCTCGAGCTGCGGAATGAACTGGTCGGGTGGCACCAGCCCATGCTCTGGATGGCGCCAGCGCACCAGCGCTTCGGCCCCGGCCAGGCGGCCGCTGGCAAGGTCGTGCTGGGGCTGCAGCATGACCAGCAGGTCCGCGCCGGCCCGGGTCGCGGCGAGCAGTTCCTCGGCGTCGGGCGTCCAGGCGGGCACGCCCGCCGCGGTATCCTGGCGCACCAGGGCGTCGGCCAGGATCACTTCGAGCGCGTCAGGCGACAGCGGCTTGCGCAGCGCGTGCACGCGCGGGATGCCGGCGGCATGCGCCAGGCCGCGATTGGAATCGAGGATGTCTTCGGCCAGCGCCGTGACCCAGACCCAGACCGGCGGCGCGCCGGCAAAGGCGCGCGGGCCGCGCCGGTGCAGTTCGGCGATCAGCTCGGGGCCGTTGCAGCCGGGCATTTCGATGTCGCACAGCACCACGTCGAATGGCTCGCGCGCCAGCAGCTCGGCCGCCTGCGTGCCGTCGTGCGCGCTGGCCAGGGCCTGCACGCCGACATGGCGCAGCAGCCCCTCGGCGGCGGCGCGCTGGAACGGGTGGTCTTCGACGACGAGGATGCGCAGCCTGGCGTAGTGGATTGGCATGGAGCGTGGGCAGAAGGGCAGCGCGGCGCGTCGCCGCCATGCGCGGCGAGCGGGTTTGCCGAATGGTAGCGCGGCGCGGCTGCGCCAGGCGCCGGCGGCGTCATGGCATGGGCGTGAAGATGCCCGCGATCGCCCTGCCATCGTTGCGCAATGGCGTTGAAACCGCGCCGCGTTACGAATATTTGCGCTTTCCGATTCAATCGCCGACTGCCATAACCGCTACAATCGCTGCCCGGTGTTTTGAAGATGGCATGTCGATAATGGGTTTGGGCTGGTTCGGGTTTTCGACTTTCTGGATAGTACCGCTGCTGTGGCGGCTGGTGACGCGCTGGCTGGCCGGCGAGCGGCGCCTGGCCGGGCCCGGCTCGCTGCGCGTGTGGCTGGGCACGCTGGCCGTGCTGTGCGCGAGCGCCAGCCTGGAGGCACTGACCAGCGGCGCGGATCCGGAATCGACCGCCGGCGGCGGCGTCGGCCGCGCGCTGGCCGGCGGCTTCGGCAACCTGTTCGGCTGGACCGGCGCCCTGCTGCTGATGCTGGGCGTGCTGGCGCTGGCCGCGCCGATGGTGTTCGGCGAGACCTGGCGCAGCCTGTTCGCGCGCAAGCCGCGCCGTGCCGCCGCGCCCCCCGCGGCGCCGGAAGAGGCGCCGGTGTCCTTCGCCGCCACCCAGCCGCTGCGCGAGGCCGAGCGTCGCGACGCACCGGCAGCCGGCCACGCCGGCTGGACTGCGCCCGCGCCGCGCCATCGCAGTTTTGAAGCCGTCTCCGCGCGCCGCCAGCCGGCCTGGCAGCCGCCGCGCCGCACCCGCGAATCGCCGCCGCAGCCCGGTGAAATCTGGCTGCATCATGCCGACGCGCCGGGCGCGCCCAAGCCCGTGCGCGCGCCGCAGCCAGCACCGGCCGCCGCCGCGCCGGCAACGCGTTCCGCCCAGCCCGCGACACGCAAGCCGGTCGCCGCCGCGCCCGCACCGGCTTCCACACCGGTTTGCGCACCGCGGCCGGCACAGCCGTTGCGCGGCACCGTGGTCAGCAGCCCGTTCCGCCAGCCGCAGCCGCTGGTCCGTTCGGCAATCACGACGCTGCCGGTAGCGTCCGCGCAGCCCGCCGCCGCAGCGGTGCCGACCGCCGCCGCCACTGCCACCGCCACCGCCACCGCAGCGGTTGGGATGGCTGTCGCCACGCCGGCGGCCGCGCGTGCCGAACAGCATGCGATCGCACCGGCGCAGGCCATCGCCGCGCCCGAGACAGAGCCGTCGCCCGAGCCGACGCCCGAGCCGACGCCCGAGCCGACGCCCGAGCCGGAAATCGTGATGGCGGCGCCGGCCACCCCATCCGCTCCGGTGGACGACGCTGTCGCCGCCGTCCCGGCCGAGCCCCTTGCGCTGGATGGCGATGCCCCATCGCTTGACGCGATCCGGCAGGAAGCGCTCGACCTGCTGGCCGAATTGAAGGCGCTGGCGGGCAAGTCCGCGGCCATGCAGGCTGCCGCTCCGGCATCGGACCAGGTGCCCGAGGCCATGCCCGATGCGGCCGCAGTCCTGGCCGTCGACGCAAGCGCTGCAGAGCCCGCCCCGGTTGCGATACAGCCGCTGGCTGACATTGCGGTGGAAACCCCCATCGAGGCTGTGGCTGAAGCGCTGC
This window harbors:
- a CDS encoding EAL domain-containing response regulator, with translation MPIHYARLRILVVEDHPFQRAAAEGLLRHVGVQALASAHDGTQAAELLAREPFDVVLCDIEMPGCNGPELIAELHRRGPRAFAGAPPVWVWVTALAEDILDSNRGLAHAAGIPRVHALRKPLSPDALEVILADALVRQDTAAGVPAWTPDAEELLAATRAGADLLVMLQPQHDLASGRLAGAEALVRWRHPEHGLVPPDQFIPQLEAMDAADRVFFLVARQCLAALQRLRAAGVEIALGLNASAQTLCRPGVLESFDALVAASGVPRQALTVELTESCPVPDTLALSVALNRLRLLGYGVAIDDFGVGIATLKLLADLPFTQLKVDRWFVAEVDRHGQRATICRSMIGLARELGLECVAEGVETEAQRAALRALGCPLGQGYLWSAPRPAEAFVADAIERAAATPPA